A region of Reichenbachiella carrageenanivorans DNA encodes the following proteins:
- a CDS encoding (Fe-S)-binding protein, with amino-acid sequence MTWMIQLVFVAVVAVPIYFLIRRIKQIRRNILLGKDLDRSDRSGDRWKAMMLIAFGQKKMFKKPIPAFLHLLIYVGFLVINLEVLEFLIDGLFGTHRIFAPYLGAFYNVAMNIFECLALGVLISCIAFLIRRNVIKVSRFTKPEMKGWPAMDGNLILIIECVLMMAILKMNAADQVLQSRGVAGYVDTGHLMISSLMIPIFEHFSDGFLIFTERAAWWFHIIGIFTFAVYVTYSKHLHIFLAFPNTYYSNLAPKGKIQNMDAVTKEVKSMLGMPVEGGSEPPTEVGTFGAKDASDLSWKSLMEAYSCTECGRCTTECPANQTGKLLSPRKIMMDTRDRIEEIGAGQGEGKSLLGDFITKEEINACTSCNACTEACPINIDPLSIILEMKRYVAMEESGSPASWNSMFSNIETNFAPWKFSPTDRFNWAQDLNDKN; translated from the coding sequence ATGACTTGGATGATACAGTTAGTTTTTGTGGCTGTAGTGGCCGTTCCGATCTACTTTTTGATACGTAGAATTAAACAGATCAGGCGTAATATTTTACTTGGCAAAGATCTCGATCGCAGCGATCGATCAGGAGATCGATGGAAAGCCATGATGCTTATTGCTTTTGGTCAGAAGAAGATGTTTAAAAAGCCTATTCCAGCCTTTTTGCATTTGCTGATCTATGTTGGTTTTTTGGTAATCAATTTGGAAGTGCTGGAGTTTCTCATCGATGGTTTATTTGGCACACACAGGATTTTCGCACCCTATCTAGGGGCATTCTACAACGTGGCGATGAATATCTTCGAATGCCTAGCGTTGGGAGTGTTGATTTCATGCATCGCCTTTTTAATCAGAAGGAATGTGATCAAAGTGTCACGGTTTACCAAGCCAGAAATGAAGGGTTGGCCCGCAATGGATGGCAACTTGATCCTAATCATAGAATGCGTGCTGATGATGGCTATTCTTAAAATGAATGCTGCGGATCAGGTGCTGCAGAGTCGTGGAGTGGCAGGTTATGTAGATACTGGTCACCTCATGATTTCAAGTTTGATGATCCCTATATTTGAGCACTTCTCAGATGGATTCTTGATTTTTACTGAGCGGGCAGCGTGGTGGTTTCACATCATTGGCATTTTTACTTTTGCTGTGTATGTCACTTATTCCAAGCACTTGCATATCTTTTTGGCATTTCCCAATACCTATTACTCCAATCTAGCGCCTAAGGGAAAAATACAGAACATGGATGCTGTGACTAAAGAAGTGAAATCTATGCTCGGTATGCCAGTAGAAGGAGGGAGTGAGCCTCCTACTGAGGTAGGTACTTTTGGAGCCAAGGATGCCTCTGATCTGAGTTGGAAAAGTCTAATGGAAGCTTACTCCTGTACCGAGTGTGGGAGATGTACCACTGAGTGTCCCGCCAATCAAACAGGAAAACTCCTATCACCTAGAAAGATCATGATGGATACGCGTGATCGTATTGAAGAAATAGGTGCGGGACAGGGAGAAGGCAAGTCTCTCTTGGGTGATTTTATTACCAAAGAAGAAATTAATGCTTGTACGAGTTGTAATGCTTGTACGGAGGCTTGCCCGATCAATATTGATCCTTTATCAATTATACTAGAGATGAAGCGATATGTGGCCATGGAAGAATCGGGTTCGCCTGCTTCTTGGAATTCCATGTTTTCGAATATAGAAACCAATTTTGCCCCTTGGAAATTTTCTCCTACCGATAGATTCAACTGGGCACAAGATTTAAACGACAAAAACTAA